A genomic stretch from Shewanella sediminis HAW-EB3 includes:
- a CDS encoding DMSO/selenate family reductase complex A subunit, translating into MERRSFLKMSAAMGCAASVTGCKTSSDDANVVPPQPPVGEEQITWSSCLVNCGSNCPVKVFSRDGVITRVETDHDVADGDDVYQVRACARGRSLRQRTYAVDRLKTPMKRVGKRGEGKFVPISWDEAAKTIGTKLTSVIAEHGNKAIFRSYGSGAYYGFASNACFNRLFNLNGGCLNAYGNYSWAQQMEAAKHTFGTGSTSGSSTVTLANSDFLLGVAYNPSEIRQSGSGEGYDYLKALQKSNGLKVVMIDPRYTDSMLGKESKWLPIRPGTDAAFAEAIAYQMISSGWVDQNSLSFINKYAVGFDAASITAQKELFANSGDATKQEYAKVMKPEENYRDYILSQGVYADQPLKTSEWAEKITGIPAAQLEQIATDLQNAKAPYIVVGAGVNRQANGEQSMRALYMLSVLTGKLGTLGASNGELPSMSGMYRAGIPTGSNPVKESISFFTWSEAIHNGETMTARSHGVRGTDGLDTPLGTNIKVIISASDSSLLNQHAEINNTAKILEDETGVELIVSCDCWMTPGAKFADIILPDTSWLESNDLVNDSYASGALGYITAMKSAIEPMWDCKSMYEASALIAKYMGCEAEFTEGKTEEQWLEELYQKTKDSSTNLGVVPAFPATYKEAQEIGFFRKNMNDNHVALKSYINGGKALSTPSGKIEIYSAELAWRAANWDQELTTDVKGDTITAIPQYTVTWDGYEDEDTSTDYPIQLAGYHTKGRTHSSYHNVPWLREAVEDAVWVNPMDAAENGLSAGDKIEMYNERGSIAVKVRITPRVAPGVFALGQGAWFKPGNTVGSTGHIIDEGGAINTLTRYQPSPVAKGNPQHTNRVAIKKI; encoded by the coding sequence ATGGAACGCAGAAGTTTCTTAAAAATGAGTGCAGCCATGGGTTGTGCAGCAAGCGTAACAGGTTGTAAAACCAGTTCAGATGATGCCAATGTTGTACCACCACAGCCACCTGTCGGTGAAGAGCAAATAACCTGGTCATCTTGTCTGGTTAACTGTGGCTCTAACTGCCCGGTTAAAGTGTTTAGCCGTGATGGTGTTATTACACGCGTTGAAACCGATCACGACGTTGCCGATGGCGATGATGTTTACCAAGTGCGCGCCTGTGCCCGTGGTCGTTCACTACGCCAGCGCACCTATGCCGTCGATCGCTTAAAAACACCGATGAAGCGTGTTGGTAAGCGTGGTGAAGGTAAGTTTGTGCCTATCAGCTGGGATGAAGCGGCAAAAACTATCGGTACTAAGCTAACGTCTGTGATTGCCGAGCATGGCAACAAGGCTATCTTCCGTAGCTATGGCTCTGGGGCTTACTATGGTTTCGCTTCTAACGCCTGTTTTAACCGTCTGTTTAACTTAAACGGTGGCTGCCTGAATGCCTATGGTAACTACTCTTGGGCACAGCAGATGGAAGCGGCTAAGCATACCTTCGGTACCGGTAGTACTTCGGGGTCATCGACGGTGACTCTGGCAAACAGTGACTTCCTGTTGGGTGTGGCTTATAACCCAAGCGAAATTCGTCAGTCGGGTTCGGGTGAAGGTTATGACTACCTGAAGGCACTGCAAAAGAGCAACGGCCTGAAAGTCGTGATGATCGATCCTCGCTACACTGACTCTATGTTAGGTAAAGAGTCTAAGTGGTTGCCTATCCGCCCGGGTACCGATGCGGCCTTTGCTGAAGCCATCGCTTATCAGATGATCAGCTCTGGTTGGGTCGACCAGAACTCACTCAGCTTTATCAACAAGTATGCCGTAGGTTTCGACGCTGCCTCTATTACTGCGCAAAAAGAACTTTTTGCAAATAGCGGCGATGCCACCAAGCAAGAATACGCTAAGGTGATGAAGCCGGAGGAAAACTACCGTGATTACATCTTAAGCCAGGGCGTCTACGCCGATCAGCCGTTGAAGACGTCTGAGTGGGCCGAAAAAATTACCGGTATTCCGGCTGCGCAGCTTGAGCAAATTGCGACCGACCTACAAAATGCTAAAGCCCCCTATATCGTCGTTGGCGCCGGTGTTAACCGTCAGGCCAATGGTGAACAAAGCATGCGCGCGCTTTACATGCTATCTGTATTGACGGGTAAGTTGGGTACCTTAGGTGCATCGAACGGTGAACTGCCATCCATGAGCGGAATGTACCGCGCCGGTATTCCAACGGGTAGCAACCCGGTTAAAGAAAGCATCTCATTCTTTACCTGGTCTGAAGCTATTCATAACGGCGAAACCATGACTGCACGCAGCCACGGCGTTCGTGGTACCGACGGTTTGGACACGCCACTGGGCACCAATATCAAGGTCATCATCTCTGCGTCAGACAGCTCGCTGCTGAACCAACATGCCGAGATCAACAACACCGCTAAGATCTTAGAAGATGAAACGGGTGTTGAGCTGATTGTCAGCTGTGATTGCTGGATGACTCCAGGGGCTAAGTTTGCCGATATCATCTTGCCCGATACCAGCTGGTTAGAATCAAATGACTTAGTTAACGACAGCTATGCCTCCGGTGCACTGGGTTACATCACGGCGATGAAGTCGGCGATTGAACCTATGTGGGACTGTAAGTCTATGTATGAAGCATCAGCACTGATTGCTAAGTACATGGGTTGTGAAGCTGAATTCACCGAAGGTAAAACTGAAGAGCAGTGGCTCGAAGAGTTATACCAGAAGACCAAAGACAGCAGCACTAACTTAGGCGTCGTGCCAGCCTTCCCGGCGACTTACAAAGAAGCACAAGAGATTGGCTTCTTCCGTAAAAACATGAACGACAACCATGTTGCGCTTAAAAGTTATATCAATGGCGGTAAAGCACTGTCGACCCCAAGTGGCAAGATTGAGATCTACTCTGCCGAGCTTGCATGGCGAGCAGCTAACTGGGATCAAGAGCTTACGACTGACGTTAAGGGTGACACCATCACAGCAATTCCTCAGTACACAGTGACTTGGGATGGTTATGAAGATGAAGACACCAGCACTGATTACCCAATTCAGTTAGCGGGTTACCACACCAAGGGTCGTACTCACTCAAGCTATCACAACGTGCCTTGGCTTCGTGAAGCGGTTGAAGATGCGGTTTGGGTGAACCCAATGGATGCTGCAGAGAACGGTCTGAGCGCTGGCGATAAGATTGAGATGTATAACGAACGTGGCTCGATTGCCGTTAAGGTGCGTATCACTCCACGTGTCGCACCTGGTGTGTTTGCGTTGGGTCAGGGTGCCTGGTTTAAGCCAGGTAACACTGTTGGCAGCACGGGTCACATCATAGATGAAGGCGGCGCGATCAATACGCTAACCCGCTATCAGCCAAGCCCTGTCGCTAAAGGCAACCCACAGCACACTAACCGTGTTGCAATTAAAAAGATTTAA
- the menC gene encoding o-succinylbenzoate synthase, with protein sequence MIISALHLYQYQIPLDKLLPVGSQRIDVRRGLVLKVEVIDETGETLTEQVEIAPLSGIDIDGNPLHGFSKESLTQVSEKLESLLERLVQKPIDNLLDIADIEYLPSLAFGLSLMHAKLKGQLNGHTISLNEDLRTIPLLYRNSDESINALRQRVGDLPADMHAAKVKVSQTSLEEEVQLIHQILAIRPDLKLRLDANRGFSLEQAIDFAACLPLASIEYIEEPCQRPSDNAAFYEAIGMPWALDESLNDPIFQFAMQPGLTALVVKPMLIGSLEKLQKLQAEAEHSGVRFILSSSLEASLGIEALARLSQIMIPDEIPGLDTLTAFSCDLLVGSGKPRCQSWIDLTLIKSC encoded by the coding sequence ATGATCATCTCAGCGCTTCACCTTTATCAATATCAGATCCCTTTAGACAAGTTACTGCCGGTCGGTAGCCAGCGCATCGATGTCCGCAGAGGCTTAGTATTAAAAGTTGAAGTCATAGATGAGACAGGAGAGACCCTCACCGAGCAAGTTGAGATCGCGCCACTGTCAGGAATAGACATCGATGGCAATCCACTGCACGGTTTCAGCAAGGAAAGCCTTACTCAGGTGAGCGAAAAGCTGGAGAGCCTGTTAGAACGGTTAGTTCAAAAACCAATAGATAACTTATTAGATATCGCCGATATTGAATATCTCCCATCCCTAGCCTTCGGTCTGAGTTTGATGCACGCCAAGCTCAAAGGACAACTCAACGGACACACGATATCGCTTAATGAGGACCTGAGGACAATTCCTCTGCTCTACCGTAACAGTGATGAGTCGATAAACGCACTGCGTCAACGCGTCGGTGACTTACCTGCCGATATGCATGCCGCCAAGGTCAAAGTTTCGCAAACCTCACTGGAAGAGGAGGTTCAGCTCATCCATCAGATATTAGCTATCAGGCCAGATCTAAAACTCAGGTTAGACGCAAACCGAGGCTTCAGCCTGGAGCAAGCCATAGATTTTGCCGCTTGCTTACCCCTTGCCTCTATCGAATATATCGAGGAGCCATGTCAAAGACCGAGTGACAACGCCGCTTTCTATGAGGCAATTGGCATGCCCTGGGCGTTAGATGAGAGCCTTAACGATCCTATATTTCAATTTGCCATGCAGCCGGGACTCACCGCGCTGGTCGTAAAGCCTATGCTGATTGGCAGTCTGGAGAAGTTACAAAAACTTCAAGCCGAAGCCGAGCATTCAGGAGTCAGGTTTATCTTAAGCTCCAGCCTGGAAGCCAGCTTAGGCATAGAGGCTCTCGCAAGGTTAAGCCAGATAATGATTCCCGATGAGATCCCGGGGCTCGATACCCTCACAGCCTTTAGCTGTGATCTATTAGTCGGCTCCGGGAAACCTCGCTGCCAATCATGGATCGATCTCACCTTAATCAAAAGCTGTTAG
- the menD gene encoding 2-succinyl-5-enolpyruvyl-6-hydroxy-3-cyclohexene-1-carboxylic-acid synthase, protein MQIDKTAELNLLWGTLILEELSRLGVQHVCMAPGSRSTPLTLAAAKQSKLKQHLHFDERGLGFMALGLAKTSHAPVAIITTSGTAVANLYPAIIEAWLTQVPLVVLSGDRPPELIDCGANQAIIQPALFAQYAKQINLPTPDIAIRPEALLTMLDEAISNQSLPVHINCMFREPLYPSTMSADFTQYLSTLGNWQHTTSPFNQYGKTSQHSLPTQDSLARFVHGKGVIIAGTLSPQESPEILVELSQKLGWPLLTDAQSQLRQHSGVIGNVDQLLHQPKARALLAQAESVLVFGGRLLSKRLINFLSEQKWKRYWQVLPQQMRLDPSHSAKQVWHSSVAAFASQAWPRSSDANWALQLIQFNDGLETLFQQQIDNAEFGEAMVVRAIAKAQNRQSQLFIGNSLPVRLYDMYAPITPDYPRTYTNRGASGIDGLLATACGVAKHEGKATTLLIGDISQLHDLNSLAIARTIESPFVIVILNNDGGNIFNLLPVPDEKLRSDYYRLAHGLEFGYGAAMFGLAYNRVDDFESFNEAYQEAIAFQGPSVIEVSVAQHQASEQIASIATWVKQS, encoded by the coding sequence ATGCAAATCGACAAGACAGCAGAGCTAAATCTATTATGGGGCACTCTTATACTCGAGGAGCTCTCTCGCCTAGGGGTTCAACATGTGTGTATGGCTCCTGGCTCACGCTCGACACCTTTAACTCTCGCCGCCGCAAAACAATCTAAGCTTAAACAGCATCTGCATTTCGATGAGCGCGGGCTTGGATTTATGGCACTGGGTCTTGCAAAAACAAGCCATGCTCCGGTGGCAATTATCACGACCTCCGGGACCGCTGTCGCGAATCTCTATCCGGCGATAATCGAGGCCTGGCTAACGCAAGTACCTTTGGTAGTCTTGTCCGGAGACAGACCCCCGGAACTGATCGATTGCGGTGCCAATCAGGCCATCATTCAACCGGCGCTCTTTGCACAATATGCCAAGCAGATTAATCTGCCCACACCGGATATAGCTATCCGGCCGGAGGCGCTGCTCACCATGTTAGATGAAGCTATCAGCAATCAAAGCCTGCCCGTTCATATTAATTGCATGTTTCGTGAGCCACTTTACCCATCGACCATGAGTGCCGACTTTACCCAGTACCTGAGTACACTGGGTAATTGGCAGCATACGACGTCCCCTTTTAATCAATACGGTAAAACGTCACAGCACAGCCTGCCAACCCAAGACTCATTGGCCCGCTTTGTTCATGGAAAAGGCGTGATCATTGCCGGCACTCTTTCGCCACAAGAGTCGCCGGAAATCCTTGTAGAGCTATCACAGAAACTGGGTTGGCCACTACTCACCGATGCTCAATCTCAGCTTAGACAGCATTCCGGTGTCATTGGTAATGTGGATCAACTCCTACACCAACCCAAAGCCAGGGCTTTGCTGGCCCAGGCTGAATCTGTGCTGGTATTTGGCGGACGCCTGCTCTCAAAACGCCTGATTAACTTCTTAAGCGAACAGAAATGGAAGCGCTATTGGCAGGTATTACCCCAACAGATGAGATTAGACCCAAGCCACAGTGCTAAGCAGGTATGGCACTCGAGTGTAGCCGCCTTCGCTTCACAAGCCTGGCCGCGATCATCCGACGCCAACTGGGCACTGCAACTCATCCAGTTTAATGACGGGCTTGAGACGCTGTTTCAACAGCAGATCGATAATGCCGAGTTTGGTGAGGCGATGGTCGTCCGTGCAATAGCTAAAGCACAAAATCGCCAAAGCCAACTCTTTATCGGAAATAGCCTGCCGGTACGCTTATATGACATGTATGCTCCGATCACTCCTGACTATCCCCGCACCTATACCAATCGCGGCGCCTCGGGCATCGATGGCCTGCTCGCCACCGCTTGCGGTGTCGCTAAGCATGAAGGGAAAGCCACCACCTTACTCATAGGCGATATATCTCAGTTACACGACCTCAACTCTCTGGCCATTGCCCGAACGATTGAGAGCCCTTTTGTCATCGTCATATTGAATAATGATGGCGGTAATATCTTTAACTTACTTCCGGTCCCCGACGAGAAGCTCAGGAGTGATTATTACCGTCTGGCCCATGGGCTGGAGTTTGGCTATGGCGCGGCTATGTTCGGCCTGGCCTACAACCGGGTCGATGACTTCGAGAGTTTCAACGAAGCCTATCAAGAGGCTATCGCCTTTCAGGGTCCTTCGGTGATTGAGGTTTCGGTCGCCCAACATCAAGCGAGTGAGCAGATCGCCAGCATTGCCACCTGGGTAAAACAAAGCTGA
- the menH gene encoding 2-succinyl-6-hydroxy-2,4-cyclohexadiene-1-carboxylate synthase, with product MLALSCHGDSRKPALVMLHGFLGSKNDWDTLISDLLPHFYCICIDLPGHGQSPVLAPGSSAFERVADAIQTTLNSLSIERYHLLGYSLGGRIALHVAQAYPDNLLSLSLESSHPGLQTLAERQVRARNDHSWSEKLSSVPIESFLSQWYQQGVFAELTESKRQALILKRSNNSSEALLTVFESTSLAKQEDLWQLPGQLQLPCHYFVGKDDSKFSALASRWASLADIQVHEIADAGHNVHLASPTLFCRQLIKHLIEDAQ from the coding sequence ATGTTGGCCCTGTCATGTCATGGAGATAGCCGAAAGCCCGCACTGGTGATGCTGCATGGTTTTCTTGGCAGTAAAAACGATTGGGACACGCTTATTTCGGATTTACTCCCGCATTTCTACTGTATCTGCATCGATCTTCCCGGCCATGGGCAGAGCCCTGTACTAGCGCCGGGTTCATCAGCATTTGAGCGGGTCGCAGATGCGATTCAGACTACGCTAAACAGCTTATCCATAGAAAGGTACCACCTGTTAGGCTACTCGTTAGGCGGACGTATCGCGCTGCATGTGGCACAGGCATACCCGGACAATTTGCTCAGCCTGAGCCTGGAATCATCCCATCCCGGCCTGCAGACGCTAGCAGAGAGGCAGGTGAGAGCCCGTAACGACCATAGCTGGAGCGAGAAACTCTCATCTGTCCCCATCGAGTCTTTTCTCTCACAGTGGTACCAGCAGGGAGTATTTGCCGAACTGACGGAGTCGAAGCGCCAGGCCTTGATCCTCAAGCGCAGCAACAACAGCTCGGAAGCCCTGCTCACTGTTTTTGAGTCAACCTCTCTCGCTAAGCAGGAAGACTTGTGGCAACTACCGGGTCAACTGCAGCTGCCCTGTCATTATTTCGTGGGTAAGGATGACAGTAAATTTTCGGCATTGGCATCGCGGTGGGCGAGTCTGGCAGATATACAGGTTCATGAAATTGCCGATGCCGGTCATAACGTACACCTGGCATCTCCGACACTCTTCTGTCGACAGCTTATTAAACACTTAATCGAGGATGCTCAATGA
- a CDS encoding DMSO/selenate family reductase complex B subunit, with protein MTQPTQYGFYVDSTKCSGCKACHVSCKDRQSNEIRNNSNPEGNALPALEGVTWRRVYEYGGGEWTKGNNGCFEQNVFAYYMSIGCNHCSEPVCVKACPTGAMHKRREDGLVHVAQELCIGCESCARACPYDAPQIDRERKVMTKCDGCFERIAEGRKPVCVESCPLRALDFDTMDNLRAKYGDGDGHIAPLPSPSITSPNLIIKANVNGRPAGSGEGQILNLSEV; from the coding sequence ATGACTCAACCAACTCAATATGGTTTTTATGTAGACAGCACTAAGTGCAGTGGCTGTAAAGCATGTCACGTGTCTTGCAAAGACCGTCAAAGCAACGAAATTCGTAATAACAGCAACCCGGAAGGCAATGCCTTACCTGCACTCGAGGGCGTAACCTGGCGTCGTGTGTATGAGTATGGTGGCGGAGAGTGGACCAAAGGTAACAATGGCTGTTTTGAGCAAAATGTATTTGCTTATTACATGTCTATCGGCTGTAACCATTGCTCTGAGCCAGTATGTGTGAAAGCCTGCCCTACCGGCGCTATGCATAAACGTCGTGAAGATGGTCTGGTTCACGTGGCTCAAGAGCTGTGTATCGGTTGTGAGAGCTGTGCTCGAGCATGTCCATACGATGCGCCGCAAATTGATCGCGAACGTAAAGTGATGACTAAGTGTGATGGCTGCTTCGAGCGAATCGCCGAAGGTCGTAAGCCTGTGTGTGTCGAGTCTTGCCCGCTACGTGCACTGGACTTCGATACTATGGATAACCTACGCGCTAAATATGGCGATGGAGACGGTCATATTGCTCCGCTGCCATCACCTTCAATCACTTCGCCTAACCTGATAATCAAGGCTAACGTCAATGGCCGTCCGGCTGGCAGTGGTGAAGGGCAGATCTTAAACTTATCTGAAGTTTAA
- a CDS encoding DmsE family decaheme c-type cytochrome, translated as MIYRVFYNLLCGVITVLCLSLSAHAVPWQNLTGEQLEQKLAEKFSAGEYSSKGADSCLMCHRKDEAVMAIFDGTHGMMNSKQSPMAGLQCEACHGPQGKHNRGGKEPMIAFGTDSKLSASAQNSVCQGCHNDPKQMAWHSSTHNLEEVACADCHTLHSAKDPALDKLSVNDTCSSCHTKEKADMNKRSSHPLKWDQMTCIDCHSPHGSMSESALNKPTINDTCYSCHSEKRGPVLWEHAPVTENCVTCHNPHGSVNEGMLKSRAPQLCQQCHAPDGHASRVVQEPGMDAFGGGKSCLNCHSKIHGSNHPSGSLLQR; from the coding sequence ATGATTTATCGCGTTTTCTACAACTTATTATGTGGGGTGATCACTGTCTTGTGTTTATCCCTAAGTGCACATGCCGTTCCCTGGCAAAATCTCACCGGTGAACAACTTGAACAAAAGTTAGCTGAAAAATTCTCGGCTGGTGAATACTCATCGAAAGGCGCCGACTCCTGCTTGATGTGTCACCGTAAAGATGAAGCCGTGATGGCTATTTTCGATGGTACCCACGGCATGATGAACAGTAAGCAGTCGCCAATGGCGGGCCTGCAATGTGAAGCCTGTCATGGTCCTCAAGGGAAGCATAACAGGGGCGGCAAGGAGCCGATGATCGCCTTCGGTACAGACAGCAAGCTGTCGGCCTCCGCGCAAAACAGTGTTTGTCAGGGGTGTCATAACGACCCTAAACAGATGGCGTGGCACAGCAGTACCCATAACCTTGAAGAGGTGGCATGTGCCGACTGTCATACTCTGCACAGCGCCAAAGACCCCGCTCTGGACAAGCTCAGTGTGAATGACACCTGTAGCTCGTGCCATACCAAAGAAAAAGCCGATATGAATAAGCGCTCATCTCATCCTTTGAAATGGGACCAGATGACCTGTATCGATTGTCACTCTCCTCATGGTTCTATGAGTGAAAGCGCTCTGAATAAGCCGACGATTAATGACACCTGCTATTCATGTCACAGTGAAAAACGTGGTCCGGTTTTGTGGGAACACGCACCGGTCACAGAGAACTGTGTCACCTGTCATAACCCTCATGGCAGCGTCAATGAAGGCATGCTGAAAAGCCGTGCGCCTCAACTCTGTCAACAGTGTCATGCACCCGACGGTCATGCCAGTCGAGTGGTGCAGGAACCGGGAATGGATGCCTTCGGCGGTGGTAAGAGTTGCTTGAATTGTCACAGCAAGATCCACGGTTCTAACCATCCGTCAGGCAGCTTGCTGCAGCGTTAA
- a CDS encoding MtrB/PioB family decaheme-associated outer membrane protein, with amino-acid sequence MGFKLNIITVSLLAVSGSAMATNFGVGNANTDSINMDKYQCKRCVSTNGYIGEVSVSAGYNSVDDIHAGNALGSAEDGAIAAVSGDIRYQNETGYRAQIQAHQLGMDNGFANIKVGKSGLYELELDYQSLKSYQAGDVQSQLWHDDGMLTPSSYTNEFDLALKREKSAIGFNYGEGFYNTFIRYSQEEKTGHQSSSLVAPSPVNFGLPVDATTKQLDAGASLAGDNWLTELSYFGSYYGNNIKDLSLPHMNDVYSATPDNEAHQVSLSGQYQFNRTVMSGRLVTGRMIQDDALIQMSGNPLQSWDGQIDTLDGRFAVTSMLSNRLRLGGSVDYSKRDNKSSVWEFTQYSYNGLSGSFKQNVPQDIERNTYKVNASYRIASGYRLQAGYDRKEVDRSYSEREQTNEDSLWAKFNVSAFDTFKVNLKASHGNRGGSDYEVDEVTSSQENALMRKYYLADRKRNAVELKVNHSPLSWMSIDVTGRYAKDDYDATEIGLTESEDFGYDVNLSLQFSKHLSAYGFAGQQWINSAQAGSQSFSSPDWNADIEDEFINIGAGFSYGGLMQDKLTLGGDYLFSNSISDTSVGGTLVTTNGSQPYGDYFSYNHSVRMYADYALSKQMALKLSYQYERYYDTDAAQVATNAVPGLTTLGELNHDYNAHEVMLSFSYLLR; translated from the coding sequence ATGGGATTTAAACTCAATATCATCACGGTGTCGCTCCTGGCTGTTTCTGGCTCGGCGATGGCTACAAACTTCGGTGTCGGTAACGCCAATACTGACTCGATCAATATGGATAAGTACCAGTGCAAACGTTGTGTCTCGACCAATGGATATATTGGTGAGGTCTCAGTCTCGGCGGGTTACAACTCAGTGGACGATATCCATGCGGGGAACGCGCTGGGAAGTGCCGAAGATGGCGCCATCGCCGCCGTGAGTGGTGATATCCGTTATCAAAATGAGACCGGGTACCGGGCACAAATTCAAGCTCACCAGTTGGGCATGGATAATGGCTTTGCCAATATCAAGGTGGGAAAGTCTGGCCTCTACGAGCTGGAGCTGGATTATCAATCGCTTAAGAGTTATCAGGCGGGCGATGTGCAGAGTCAGCTTTGGCATGACGATGGGATGTTAACCCCCAGCAGCTACACCAATGAGTTTGATCTGGCGCTAAAGCGCGAGAAGTCGGCGATAGGCTTCAATTATGGAGAGGGGTTTTATAACACCTTCATCCGCTATAGTCAGGAAGAGAAAACGGGTCATCAATCGAGCAGCCTGGTCGCGCCAAGTCCGGTCAACTTCGGTTTGCCTGTCGATGCTACCACTAAGCAGCTCGATGCAGGCGCATCGTTAGCCGGCGATAACTGGTTAACTGAGTTGAGCTATTTCGGTAGTTATTACGGCAATAACATCAAAGACCTGAGCCTGCCTCATATGAATGATGTCTATTCTGCAACGCCGGATAATGAGGCTCATCAGGTGTCACTCTCGGGTCAGTACCAGTTTAATCGTACCGTGATGAGTGGCCGTCTCGTGACGGGACGAATGATCCAGGATGACGCGCTTATCCAGATGAGTGGTAATCCGCTGCAAAGCTGGGATGGGCAGATAGATACCTTAGATGGTCGTTTTGCGGTGACCTCCATGTTGAGCAATCGCCTGCGTTTAGGTGGTAGCGTCGATTACAGCAAACGCGATAACAAGAGCTCTGTGTGGGAATTTACCCAGTACAGTTACAACGGCTTAAGCGGCTCATTTAAGCAAAATGTGCCCCAGGATATCGAGCGCAACACCTATAAGGTCAATGCCAGTTACCGCATTGCCAGTGGTTACCGTCTGCAAGCCGGTTATGACAGGAAAGAGGTCGACCGTAGCTATAGCGAACGTGAGCAGACCAATGAAGATAGCCTGTGGGCCAAATTTAATGTGAGTGCCTTCGACACGTTCAAGGTCAATCTTAAAGCCAGCCACGGCAATCGAGGTGGTTCGGATTATGAAGTTGACGAGGTCACCTCTTCACAAGAGAACGCCTTGATGCGCAAGTACTATCTTGCGGATCGTAAACGTAATGCCGTTGAGCTTAAGGTTAATCACTCGCCTCTGTCCTGGATGAGTATCGATGTTACCGGGCGTTATGCCAAAGACGACTATGACGCCACCGAGATAGGCCTGACAGAATCGGAAGACTTCGGCTATGACGTCAATCTGAGCCTGCAGTTCAGTAAGCATCTGTCGGCCTACGGTTTTGCTGGTCAGCAGTGGATTAACTCGGCACAAGCCGGTAGCCAGAGTTTCAGTAGCCCGGACTGGAACGCCGATATCGAAGATGAGTTTATCAATATCGGTGCCGGTTTTAGCTATGGCGGTCTGATGCAGGACAAACTCACCTTAGGCGGTGATTACCTGTTCAGTAATTCAATCAGTGACACCTCGGTCGGGGGGACCCTGGTTACGACCAATGGTAGCCAGCCATACGGTGATTACTTCTCCTATAACCACAGCGTGCGTATGTATGCCGATTATGCCTTGAGCAAACAGATGGCATTGAAGCTGAGTTATCAATATGAACGTTATTACGACACAGATGCGGCTCAAGTCGCGACGAATGCTGTGCCGGGGCTAACCACGTTAGGTGAGCTTAACCATGACTATAACGCGCACGAAGTGATGTTGTCGTTTAGCTATTTGTTGCGCTAA